A single genomic interval of Hydractinia symbiolongicarpus strain clone_291-10 chromosome 8, HSymV2.1, whole genome shotgun sequence harbors:
- the LOC130654939 gene encoding mucin-2-like isoform X1 codes for MGGKYSVVQDLSGDGQKDQPCGDPKCQRPSCIGNTCGIPGCQRQSCVVPSKEIQYNGDENARKNRPKEEKPCGNPKCRRPSCIGNTCGIPGCQRPSCMVQPTETLTNVVDNDSNDLPKRDVVLEEEENEKIPVIASQPEVEDVKEAPIKCTPSSLESEAAPREKPEIIVPVDDVVQQPVVPVPAPRVSSQSLPSNEKPNALQQDVNNQTPVFIPVPVPRKQSTKKEPEDFSKKAQPEDDDISKAVPTHISTMKEPLADTDKIEQSDVPEMIPFIMPEQETLEEPVAASVESEPLPVQQDLADLPTPQERTEPESTFGPDPVALPIMPEFKSTTLVLPEPNAIPEKSENSPIGIQTIKSEPLPVPPELMDLPTSSDTTEPESTFNPDPVILPVKAEGQLPKIQPSPIILPRPKNPNQVPIVEDLVNSSIVEPPLRLKPFPVKQEPFPDSPKRAEMPQPEEEYGTIDLPPGEREATAAPEITKPSPVILPETEVPTEIPDVPTVKEPTKSLVDFPPVESGAPFIPKVSAPSVVHLPEPEMPTETPVVPTVEEPTKLPVDIPTVESEAPAVTDPSPVILPEPELATETPNVPTVEERMKSPIDLAPVESEEPVAPKVTDPSPVILPEPEVPTETPDVPTVAEPMESPIDLPPVKSGAPLIPKVTDSSPVILPEPELPTETPVLPTVEERMKSPIDLPPVESESPVAPEVTDPLPVILPEPEVPTDTPDVPTVEEPMESPIDLPPVESEAPVVTDPSPVILPEPELPTETPDVPTVEERMKSPIDLPPVESEEPVAPKVTDPSPVILPEPEVPTETPDVPTFEEPMESPIDLPPVESGAPLIPKVTDPSTVILPEPELPTETPDVPIVEERMKSPIDLPPVESEAPVAPKVTEPSPVILPELEVPTETPDVPTVAEPMESPIDLPPVKSGAPLIPKVTDSSPVILPEPELPTETPVLPTVEERMKSPIDLPPVESESPVAPEVTDPLPVILPEPEVPTDTPDVPTVEEPMESPIDLPPVESEAPVVTDPSPVILPEPELPTETPDVPTVEERMKSPIDLPPVESQAPVAPEVTDPLPVILPELEVPTETPVFPTVEEPTKLPVDIPTVESEAPVITDPSPVILPEPELPTETPDVPTVERIKSPIDLPPVESEAPVAPEVTDPLPVILHEPEVPTDTPDVPTVEKPTKLPVDLPPLKSGAPFIPKVTDPSPVILPEPEVPTETSVVPTIEEPTKLPVDIPTVESETPVAPVVTDPSPAILPKPEVPAETPDVPTVEEPMESPIDLPPVESGAPLIPKVTDSSPVILPEQELSTETPVLPTVEERMESPIDLPPVESEAPVAPEVTDPLPVILPEPEVPTDTPDVPTVEEPMESPIDLPPVESGAPFIPKVTDPSQVIIPELEVPTETPVVPTVEELTPVILPEPELPTETPDVPTVEERMQSPIDLTPVGSEAPVAPKVTDPSAVILPEPEVATETPDVPTVEESTKLPVHMPAVESKAPLIPKVTDPSPVILPELEVPTETPVFPTVEEPTKLPVDIPTVESEAPVVTDPSPVILPEPELPTETPDVPTVEERMKSPIDLSPVESEAPVAPEVTDPLPVILPEPEVPTETPDVPTVEESKKLPVDMPAVESEAPLMPKVADPSPVILPELEVPTETPVFPTVEEPTKLPVDIPTVESEAPVVTDPSPVILPEPELPTETPDVPTVEERMKSPIDLPPVESEAPVAPEVTDPLPVILPEPEVPTDTPDVPTVEKPTKLPVDLPPLKSGAPFIPKVTDPSPVILPEPEVPTETPVFPTVEESTKLPVDIPTVESEAPVVTDPSPVILPEPELPTETPDVPTVEERMKSPIDLPPVESEAPVAPEVTDPLPVILPEPEVPTETPDVPTVEESKKLPVDMPAVESEAPLMPIVTDPSPVILPELEVPTETPVFPTVEEPTKLPVDIPTVESEAPVVTDPSPVILPEPELPTETPDVPTVEERMKSLIDLPPVESEAPVAPEITDPLPVILPEPEVPTDTPDVQTVEKPTKLPVDIPTVESETPVAPVVTDPSPAILPKPEVPAETPDVPTVEEPMESPIDLPPVESGAPLIPKVTDSSPVVLPEPELPTDTPVLPTVEERMESPIDLPPVESEAPVSPEVTDPLPVILPEPEVPTDTPDVPTVEEPMESPIDLPPVESGAPFIPKVTDPSQVIIPELEVPTETPVVPTVEELTPVILPEPELPTETPDVPTVEERMKSPIDLTPVGSEAPLIPKVTDSSPVILPEPELPTDTPVLPTVEERMESPIDLPPVESEAPVAPEVTDPLPVILPKPEVPTDTPDVPTVEEPMESPIDLPPVESGAPFIPKVTDPSQVIIPELEVPTETPVVPTVEELTPVILPEPELPTETPDVPTVEERMKSPIDLTPVGSEAPVAPKVSDPSAVILPEPEVPTETPDVPNVEESTKLPVDMPAVESEAPLIPKVTDPSPVILPKPEVPTETSVVPTIEEPTKLPVNIPTVESEAPVAPEVTDASPVILPEPKVPTETPVVPTVEEPTKLPVDIPTMESETPVAPVVTDPSPVILPAPELTTETPDVPTVEERMKSPIDLPPVESDAPVALELTDPSPVFLPEAEVLSTETPVLPTVEEPTKLPVDIPTVESGAPLAPEVTEPSPVFSPEAEVPSTETRDVSTVEEPIETPIDLPPLKSGAPVAPKVTDPSPVFLSEPKVPTETPVVPTVEKALNSPIDLPPVKSEAPVGPEVTDPSPVSLPEPEVPTETPDVPTVEEPKKSTIDLPSVESEAPVEPEVIKPSPLVLPEGNSNSVTTAVKKPDVAFLPTSSKSKSLPEENDFSPSNNEIPDMDSENGVEMDLASNAFSPDNKSDKNKKKRFVLKRKSKQGSKVAMLRMKFS; via the exons ATGGGAGGCAAGTATTCAGTTGTGCAAGATTTATCAGGGGATGGACAGAAGGATCAg CCATGCGGTGATCCGAAATGTCAAAGACCATCGTGTATTGGTAACACTTGTGGGATCCCTGGATGCCAGCGCCAATCTTGTGTT GTTCCTTCAAAGGAAATCCAGTATAATGGAGATGAGAATGCAAGAAAGAATCGTCCTAAAGAAGAAAAGCCATGTGGCAATCCAAAATGTCGAAGGCCGTCATGTATTGGTAACACTTGTGGTATCCCAGGATGCCAGCGGCCGTCTTGTATG GTTCAGCCAACAGAAACTCTTACTAATGTAGTGGATAATGACAGCAATGACCTTCCTAAAAGGGATGTTGTACTAGAGGAGGAGGAAAATGAGAAAATCCCTGTTATTGCATCACAACCAGAGGTAGAAGATGTTAAAGAAGCACCAATTAAATGCACACCCTCATCTCTTGAGTCTGAAGCTGCACCACGAGAGAAACCAGAAATAATTGTTCCAGTTGATGACGTTGTACAACAACCAGTTGTTCCTGTTCCAGCACCACGTGTCTCCTCCCAGTCACTTCCATCTAATGAGAAGCCTAATGCCTTGCAACAAGATGTTAACAATCAAACCCCTGTATTTATACCGGTTCCGGTCCCTAGAAAACAGAGTACTAAGAAAGAACctgaagatttttcaaaaaaagcacAACCAGAAGATGATGACATTTCCAAAGCTGTACCAACTCATATTTCTACAATGAAAGAACCATTAGCAG acACTGATAAAATTGAGCAATCGGATGTGCCAGAAATGATACCTTTTATAATGCCTGAACAGGAAACACTAGAAGAGCCTGTTGCTGCATCAGTGGAATCAGAACCGCTTCCAGTGCAGCAAGACCTTGCAGATTTACCAACACCTCAAGAGAGAACAGAACCTGAAAGCACTTTTGGTCCTGACCCTGTGGCATTGCCTATCATGCCTGAATTTAAATCAACAACACTAGTTTTACCTGAACCTAATGCAATACCCGAAAAATCCGAAAATTCGCCCATTGGCATACAAACAATTAAATCAGAGCCGCTTCCAGTGCCCCCAGAATTGATGGATTTACCAACAAGTTCAGACACAACAGAGCCTGAAAGCACATTTAATCCTGACCCTGTGATATTGCCTGTCAAAGCCGAAGGGCAGCTACCAAAGATTCAACCATCACCAATAATCTTACCAAGGCCAAAAAATCCCAATCAGGTACCTATTGTTGAAGACCTGGTCAATTCATCCATTGTAGAACCACCACTAAGGTTAAAACCATTTCCAGTGAAGCAAGAACCCTTTCCTGATTCACCAAAACGTGCAGAAATGCCACAACCCGAGGAAGAATATGGTACCATTGACTTACCACCTGGAGAAAGAGAGGCAACTGCAGCACCTGAAATAACTAAACCATCGCCAGTAATTTTACCGGAAACAGAAGTGCCCACTGAGATACCTGATGTTCCAACTGTTAAAGAACCTACAAAGTCACTGGTTGATTTCCCACCAGTAGAATCAGGGGCACCTTTCATACCTAAAGTAAGTGCCCCATCAGTAGTACATTTACCTGAACCAGAAATGCCCACTGAGACACCTGTTGTTCCAACTGTTGAAGAACCTACAAAGTTACCAGTTGATATACCAACAGTGGAATCGGAGGCACCTGCAGTAACTGACCCATCACCAGTAATTTTACCTGAACCAGAATTAGCCACTGAGACACCTAATGTTCCAACTGTTGAAGAACGTATGAAATCACCGATTGATTTAGCACCAGTAGAATCAGAGGAACCTGTAGCACCTAAAGTAACTGACCCATCACCAGTAATTTTACCTGAACCGGAAGTGCCCACTGAGACACCTGATGTTCCCACTGTTGCAGAACCTATGGAATCACCAATTGATTTACCACCAGTAAAATCAGGGGCACCTTTGATACCAAAAGTAACCGATTCATCACCAGTAATTTTACCTGAACCAGAATTACCAACTGAGACACCTGTTCTTCCAACTGTTGAAGAGCGTATGAAATCACCGATTGATTTACCACCAGTAGAATCAGAGTCGCCTGTAGCACCTGAAGTAACTGACCCATTACCAGTAATTTTACCTGAACCGGAAGTGCCCACTGACACACCTGATGTTCCAACTGTTGAAGAACCTATGGAATCACCGATTGATTTACCACCAGTAGAATCAGAGGCACCTGTAGTAACTGATCCATCACCAGTAATTTTACCTGAACCAGAATTACCCACTGAGACACCTGATGTTCCAACTGTTGAAGAACGTATGAAATCACCGATTGATTTACCACCGGTAGAATCAGAGGAACCTGTAGCACCTAAAGTAACTGACCCATCACCAGTAATTTTACCTGAACCGGAAGTGCCCACTGAGACACCTGATGTTCCAACTTTTGAAGAACCTATGGAATCACCGATTGATTTACCACCAGTAGAATCAGGGGCACCTTTGATACCTAAAGTAACTGATCCATCCACTGTAATTTTACCTGAACCAGAATTACCCACTGAGACACCTGATGTTCCAATTGTTGAAGAACGTATGAAATCACCGATTGATTTACCACCAGTAGAATCAGAGGCACCTGTAGCACCTAAAGTAACTGAACCATCACCAGTAATTTTACCTGAACTGGAAGTGCCCACTGAGACACCTGATGTTCCCACTGTTGCAGAACCTATGGAATCACCAATTGATTTACCACCAGTAAAATCAGGGGCACCTTTGATACCAAAAGTAACCGATTCATCACCAGTAATTTTACCTGAACCAGAATTACCAACTGAGACACCTGTTCTTCCAACTGTTGAAGAGCGTATGAAATCACCGATTGATTTACCACCAGTAGAATCAGAGTCGCCTGTAGCACCTGAAGTAACTGACCCATTACCAGTAATTTTACCTGAACCGGAAGTGCCCACTGACACACCTGATGTTCCAACTGTTGAAGAACCTATGGAATCACCGATTGATTTACCACCAGTAGAATCAGAGGCACCTGTAGTAACTGATCCATCACCAGTAATTTTACCTGAACCAGAATTACCCACTGAGACACCTGATGTTCCAACTGTTGAAGAACGTATGAAATCACCGATTGATTTACCACCGGTAGAATCACAGGCACCTGTAGCACCTGAAGTAACTGACCCATTACCAGTAATTTTACCTGAACTGGAAGTGCCCACTGAGACACCTGTTTTTCCAACTGTTGAAGAACCTACAAAGTTACCAGTTGATATACCAACAGTAGAATCAGAGGCACCTGTAATAACTGATCCATCACCAGTAATTTTACCTGAACCAGAATTACCCACTGAGACACCTGATGTTCCAACTGTTGAACGTATAAAATCACCGATTGATTTACCACCGGTAGAATCAGAGGCACCTGTAGCACCTGAAGTAACTGACCCATTACCAGTAATTTTACATGAACCGGAAGTGCCCACTGACACACCCGATGTTCCAACTGTTGAAAAACCTACAAAATTACCTGTTGATTTACCACCACTAAAATCAGGAGCGCCTTTCATACCTAAAGTAACTGACCCATCACCAGTAATTTTACCTGAACCGGAAGTGCCCACTGAGACATCTGTTGTTCCAACTATTGAAGAACCTACAAAGTTACCAGTTGATATACCAACAGTGGAATCAGAGACACCTGTGGCACCTGTAGTAACTGATCCATCACCAGCAATTTTACCTAAACCGGAAGTGCCCGCTGAGACACCTGATGTTCCAACTGTTGAAGAACCTATGGAATCACCAATTGATTTACCACCAGTAGAATCAGGGGCACCTTTAATACCAAAAGTAACCGATTCATCACCAGTAATTTTACCTGAACAAGAATTATCCACTGAGACACCTGTTCTTCCAACTGTTGAAGAGCGTATGGAATCACCGATTGATTTACCACCAGTAGAATCAGAGGCGCCTGTAGCACCTGAAGTAACTGACCCATTACCAGTAATTTTACCTGAACCGGAAGTGCCCACTGACACACCTGATGTTCCAACTGTTGAAGAACCTATGGAATCACCGATTGATTTACCACCAGTAGAATCAGGAGCGCCTTTCATACCTAAAGTAACTGACCCATCACAAGTAATTATACCTGAACTGGAAGTGCCCACTGAAACACCTGTTGTTCCAACTGTTGAAGAACTTACACCAGTAATTTTACCTGAACCAGAATTACCCACTGAGACACCTGATGTTCCAACTGTTGAAGAACGTATGCAATCACCGATTGATTTAACACCAGTAGGATCAGAGGCACCTGTAGCACCTAAAGTAACTGACCCATCAGCAGTAATTTTACCTGAACCGGAAGTGGCCACTGAGACACCTGATGTTCCAACTGTTGAAGAATCTACAAAATTACCTGTTCATATGCCAGCAGTGGAATCAAAGGCGCCTTTGATACCTAAAGTAACTGACCCATCACCAGTAATTTTACCTGAACTGGAAGTGCCCACTGAGACACCTGTTTTTCCAACTGTTGAAGAACCTACAAAGTTACCAGTTGATATACCAACAGTAGAATCAGAGGCACCTGTAGTAACTGATCCATCACCAGTAATTTTACCTGAACCAGAATTACCCACTGAGACACCTGATGTTCCAACTGTTGAAGAACGTATGAAATCACCGATTGATTTATCACCAGTAGAATCAGAGGCACCTGTAGCACCTGAAGTAACTGACCCATTACCAGTAATATTACCTGAACCGGAAGTGCCCACTGAGACACCTGATGTTCCAACTGTTGAAGAATCTAAAAAATTACCTGTTGATATGCCAGCAGTGGAATCGGAGGCGCCTTTGATGCCTAAAGTAGCTGACCCATCACCAGTAATTTTACCTGAACTGGAAGTGCCCACTGAGACACCTGTTTTTCCAACTGTTGAAGAACCTACAAAGTTACCAGTTGATATACCAACAGTAGAATCAGAGGCACCTGTAGTAACTGATCCATCACCAGTAATTTTACCTGAACCAGAATTACCCACTGAGACACCTGATGTTCCAACTGTTGAAGAACGTATGAAATCACCGATTGATTTACCACCGGTAGAATCAGAGGCACCTGTAGCACCTGAAGTAACTGACCCATTACCAGTAATTTTACCTGAACCGGAAGTGCCCACTGACACACCCGATGTTCCAACTGTTGAAAAACCTACAAAATTACCTGTTGATTTACCACCACTAAAATCAGGAGCGCCTTTCATACCTAAAGTAACTGACCCATCACCAGTAATTTTACCTGAACCGGAAGTGCCCACTGAGACACCTGTTTTTCCAACTGTTGAAGAATCTACAAAGTTACCAGTTGATATACCAACAGTAGAATCAGAGGCACCTGTAGTAACTGATCCATCACCAGTAATTTTACCTGAACCAGAATTACCCACTGAGACACCTGATGTTCCAACTGTTGAAGAACGTATGAAATCACCGATTGATTTACCACCGGTAGAATCAGAGGCACCTGTAGCACCTGAAGTAACTGACCCATTACCAGTAATTTTACCTGAACCGGAAGTGCCCACTGAGACACCTGATGTTCCAACTGTTGAAGAATCTAAAAAATTACCTGTTGATATGCCAGCAGTGGAATCTGAGGCGCCTTTGATGCCTATAGTAACTGACCCATCACCAGTAATTTTACCTGAACTGGAAGTGCCCACTGAGACACCTGTTTTTCCAACTGTTGAAGAACCTACAAAGTTACCAGTTGATATACCAACAGTAGAATCAGAGGCACCTGTAGTAACTGATCCATCACCAGTAATTTTACCTGAACCAGAATTACCCACTGAGACACCTGATGTTCCAACTGTTGAAGAACGTATGAAATCACTGATTGATTTACCACCGGTAGAATCAGAGGCACCTGTAGCACCTGAAATAACTGACCCATTACCAGTAATTTTACCTGAACCGGAAGTGCCCACTGACACACCCGATGTTCAAACTGTTGAAAAACCTACAAAATTACCAGTTGATATACCAACAGTGGAATCAGAGACACCTGTGGCACCTGTAGTAACTGACCCATCACCAGCAATTTTACCTAAACCGGAAGTGCCCGCTGAGACACCTGATGTTCCAACTGTTGAAGAACCTATGGAATCACCAATTGATTTACCACCAGTAGAATCAGGGGCACCTTTAATACCAAAAGTAACCGATTCATCACCAGTAGTTTTACCTGAACCAGAATTACCCACTGATACACCTGTTCTTCCAACTGTTGAAGAGCGTATGGAATCACCGATTGATTTACCACCAGTAGAATCAGAGGCGCCTGTATCACCTGAAGTAACTGACCCATTACCAGTAATTTTACCTGAACCGGAAGTGCCCACTGACACACCTGATGTTCCAACTGTTGAAGAACCTATGGAATCACCGATTGATTTACCACCAGTAGAATCAGGAGCGCCTTTCATACCTAAAGTAACTGACCCATCACAAGTAATTATACCTGAACTGGAAGTGCCCACTGAAACACCTGTTGTTCCAACTGTTGAAGAACTTACACCAGTAATTTTACCTGAACCAGAATTACCCACTGAGACACCTGATGTTCCAACTGTTGAAGAACGTATGAAATCACCGATTGATTTAACACCAGTAGGATCAGAGGCACCTTTAATACCAAAAGTAACCGATTCATCACCAGTAATTTTACCTGAACCAGAATTACCCACTGATACACCTGTTCTTCCAACTGTTGAAGAGCGTATGGAATCACCGATTGATTTACCACCAGTAGAATCAGAGGCGCCTGTAGCACCTGAAGTAACTGACCCATTACCAGTAATTTTACCTAAACCGGAAGTGCCCACTGACACACCTGATGTTCCAACTGTTGAAGAACCTATGGAATCACCGATTGATTTACCACCAGTAGAATCAGGAGCGCCTTTCATACCTAAAGTAACTGACCCATCACAAGTAATTATACCTGAACTGGAAGTGCCCACTGAAACACCTGTTGTTCCAACTGTTGAAGAACTTACACCAGTAATTTTACCTGAACCAGAATTACCCACTGAGACACCTGATGTTCCAACTGTTGAAGAACGTATGAAATCACCGATTGATTTAACACCAGTAGGATCAGAGGCACCTGTAGCACCTAAAGTATCTGACCCATCAGCAGTAATTTTACCTGAACCGGAAGTGCCCACTGAGACACCTGATGTTCCAAATGTTGAAGAATCTACAAAATTACCTGTTGATATGCCAGCAGTGGAATCGGAGGCGCCTTTGATACCTAAAGTAACTGACCCATCACCAGTAATTTTACCTAAACCGGAAGTGCCCACTGAGACATCTGTTGTTCCAACTATTGAAGAACCTACAAAGTTACCAGTTAATATACCAACAGTGGAATCAGAGGCACCTGTAGCACCTGAAGTAACTGACGCATCACCAGTAATTTTGCCTGAACCGAAAGTGCCCACTGAGACACCTGTTGTTCCAACTGTTGAAGAACCTACAAAGTTACCAGTTGATATACCAACAATGGAATCAGAGACACCTGTGGCACCTGTAGTAACTGACCCATCACCAGTAATTTTGCCTGCACCAGAATTAACCACTGAGACACCTGATGTTCCAACTGTTGAAGAACGTATGAAATCACCGATTGATTTACCACCAGTAGAATCAGATGCCCCTGTAGCACTTGAACTAACCGACCCATCACCAGTGTTTTTACCTGAGGCGGAAGTACTCAGTACTGAGACACCTGTTCTTCCAACTGTTGAAGAGCCTACAAAATTACCAGTTGATATACCAACAGTAGAATCAGGGGCACCTTTAGCACCTGAAGTAACTGAACCATCACCAGTATTTTCACCTGAAGCGGAAGTACCCAGTACTGAGACACGTGATGTTTCCACTGTTGAAGAACCTATTGAAACACCGATTGATTTACCACCACTGAAATCAGGGGCACCTGTAGCGCCTAAAGTAACTGACCCGTCACCAGTATTTTTATCTGAACCGAAAGTCCCCACAGAGACACCTGTTGTTCCAACTGTTGAAAAAGCTCTGAATTCACCGATTGATTTACCACCAGTAAAATCAGAGGCACCTGTAGGACCTGAAGTAACTGACCCATCACCAGTAAGTTTACCTGAACCAGAAGTGCCCACTGAGACACCTGATGTTCCAACTGTTGAAGAACCTAAGAAATCAACGATTGATTTACCGTCAGTAGAATCAGAGGCACCTGTAGAACCTGAAGTCATTAAACCATCACCACTAGTTTTACCTGAAGGAAATAGCAACTCTGTGACAACTGCTGTTAAAAAACCTGATGTAGCATTTCTTCCCACATCGTCTAAATCAAAGTCTTTGCCGGAGGAGAACGACTTTAGCCCTAGTAATAACGAAATACCTGATATGGATAGTGAAAACGGTGTTGAAATGGACCTAGCATCTAATGCTTTCTCTCCAGATAATAAAtctgacaaaaacaaaaagaagagaTTTGTATTGAAAAGAAAATCGAAGCAGGGTAGTAAAGTAGCAATGCTTAGAATGAAGTTTTCGTGA